A part of Phoenix dactylifera cultivar Barhee BC4 chromosome 2, palm_55x_up_171113_PBpolish2nd_filt_p, whole genome shotgun sequence genomic DNA contains:
- the LOC120103892 gene encoding uncharacterized protein LOC120103892, producing the protein MKAGGGMKDGSDGYHPTTPTTNNKAPLIWGILATSGKPSNRPMFIPRFMICLLVFISSIYFLYTINLLSSSPLSHRQLPCSTTTSSSAVADPLLHLSSSNISVRPPHTATTITRAAAPTGLQHIVFGIAASANLWDRRKDYIKLWWRPRQMRGFVWLDKPVKELDNSAAAAGLPALKLSGDTARFPYTHRKGSRSAIRISRIVSETYRLGLENVRWFVMGDDDTVFVPDNLVRVLSQFDHRQPYYIGSISESHLQNIYFSYAMAYGGGGFAISRPLAAALARMQDRCLHRYPALYGSDDRIQACMAELGVPLTRHPGFHQYDVYGDLLGLLAAHPVVPLVSLHHLDVVQPVFPGISSRAAAVRRLFDGPIRLDSAAIFQQSVCYEADHLWTVSVSWGFVVQLVRGVMSPREMELPARTFLNWYRRADYTAYPFNTRPVARNPCQRPFVYYLSSARYDAPRRTTVTVYERHREVHPACRWKMDDPSAFVDRIVVYKKPDPSLWDRSPRRNCCRVMSSPRDGKKGNKTMTIDVRVCREGEISEI; encoded by the exons ATGAAAGCCGGAGGAGGGATGAAGGATGGCTCTGATGGATACCACCCAACGACCCCCACCACCAACAATAAGGCCCCTCTCATATGGGGCATCCTCGCCACCAGCGGCAAGCCTTCCAACCGTCCCATGTTCATCCCCCGGTTCATGATCTGCCTTCTCGtcttcatctcctccatctACTTCCTCTATACTATcaatctcctctcctcctctcccctTTCTCACCGCCAACTCCCCTgctccaccaccacctcctcctccgccgtcgCCGACCCGCTCCTCCACCTTTCCTCCTCTAATATCTCCGTCCGTCCTCCCCACACGGCCACCACCATCACCAGGGCCGCGGCGCCCACGGGGCTCCAGCACATTGTGTTCGGGATCGCGGCTTCCGCCAACCTCTGGGACCGGCGCAAGGACTACATCAAGCTCTGGTGGCGGCCCCGCCAGATGCGGGGTTTCGTCTGGCTCGACAAGCCAGTGAAGGAGCTCGACAACTCCGCAGCCGCCGCCGGGCTCCCCGCCCTCAAGCTCTCCGGCGACACCGCCCGCTTCCCCTACACCCACCGGAAGGGCAGCCGCTCCGCTATCCGCATCTCCCGCATCGTCTCCGAGACCTACCGCCTCGGCCTCGAGAACGTCCGGTGGTTCGTCATGGGCGACGACGACACCGTCTTCGTCCCTGACAACCTCGTCCGCGTCCTCTCCCAGTTCGACCATCGCCAGCCCTACTACATCGGTTCCATCTCCGAGAGTCACCTCCAGAACATCTACTTCTCCTACGCCATGGCCTACGGCGGCGGGGGGTTCGCCATCAGCCGCCCCCTCGCCGCCGCCCTCGCCCGCATGCAGGACCGCTGCCTCCACCGCTACCCGGCCCTCTACGGCAGCGACGACCGCATCCAGGCCTGCATGGCCGAGCTGGGCGTCCCCCTCACCCGCCACCCGGGCTTCCACCAGTACGACGTCTACGGCGACCTCCTGGGTCTCCTCGCGGCCCACCCCGTGGTCCCGCTCGTCTCCCTTCACCACCTCGACGTCGTCCAGCCCGTCTTCCCCGGCATTTCCTCCCGCGCCGCCGCGGTCCGCCGCCTTTTCGACGGGCCCATCCGGCTCGACTCCGCGGCCATCTTCCAGCAGTCCGTCTGCTACGAAGCCGACCACCTCTGGACGGTCTCCGTCTCGTGGGGCTTCGTCGTGCAGCTGGTGCGGGGGGTGATGTCGCCCCGGGAGATGGAGTTGCCTGCGCGGACCTTCCTCAACTGGTACCGCCGCGCCGACTACACGGCCTACCCCTTCAATACCCGGCCCGTGGCTCGCAATCCCTGTCAGAGGCCTTTCGTCTACTACCTCTCCTCCGCCCGCTACGACGCTCCCCGCCGCACCACCGTCACCGTGTACGAGCGCCACCGCGAGGTCCACCCGGCGTGCCGCTGGAAGATGGACGACCCCTCCGCCTTCGTCGACCGCATCGTCGTCTACAAGAAGCCCGACCCCTCGCTCTGGGACAGG TCGCCGAGGAGGAATTGCTGCAGGGTGATGTCGTCGCCGAGGGATGGGAAGAAGGGAAATAAGACGATGACAATTGATGTGCGCGTTTGCCGGGAAGGCGAGATTAGTGAGATCTAG